A portion of the Nitratidesulfovibrio termitidis HI1 genome contains these proteins:
- the cooS gene encoding anaerobic carbon-monoxide dehydrogenase catalytic subunit, translating to MNSGTPENERTLWEDARQMLRKAEAENIPTAWDRMREQTPHCKFCELGTTCRNCVMGPCRIANRKDGKMRYGVCGADADVIVARNFGRFIAGGAAGHSDHGRDLIETLEAVVEGHAPGYTIRDEAKLRRIAAELGVAEADTRPTLDVARDLVEVCYADFGSRRSELAFLKRAPKVRRELWERLGMTPRGVDREIAEMMHRTHMGCDNDPASLLTHAARTALADGWGGSMIGTELSDILFGTPMPRQSTVNLGVLREDAVNILVHGHNPVVSEMILAAAREPAMQQAARDAGAAALNVAGLCCTGNELLMRQGIPMAGNHLMTELAIVTGAADAIVADYQCIMPSLVRIAACYHTRFVTTSPKGRFTGATHIEVHPHNAQEKCREIVRLAIDAFTRRDPARVSIPVQPVPITTGFSNEAILAALGGTPAPLLDAVKAGQIRGFVGIVGCNNPKIMQDSGNVGLAKELIRRDIMVLATGCVTTAAGKAGLLMPEAADMAGPGLSAVCKALGVPPVLHMGSCVDNSRILQLCGLLADELGVDISDLPVGASSPEWYSEKAAAIGLYAVASGIPTHLGLPPNILGSDVVTGMAVDGLNGLVGAAFMVEADPVKAADLLEAHIVERRQKLGLSA from the coding sequence ATGAATTCCGGAACCCCCGAGAACGAGCGCACACTGTGGGAAGACGCGCGGCAGATGCTGCGCAAGGCCGAAGCCGAAAACATCCCCACCGCGTGGGACCGCATGCGCGAGCAGACGCCCCACTGTAAATTCTGCGAACTGGGCACCACCTGCCGCAACTGCGTCATGGGCCCCTGCCGCATCGCCAACCGCAAGGACGGCAAGATGCGCTACGGCGTGTGCGGCGCGGACGCCGACGTCATCGTGGCCCGCAACTTCGGCCGGTTCATCGCGGGCGGCGCCGCCGGGCACTCCGACCATGGCCGCGACCTGATCGAAACGCTGGAAGCCGTGGTGGAAGGCCATGCCCCCGGCTACACCATCCGCGACGAGGCCAAGTTGCGCCGCATCGCCGCCGAACTGGGCGTGGCCGAAGCGGACACCCGCCCCACCCTGGACGTGGCCCGCGACCTGGTGGAGGTCTGCTACGCCGACTTCGGCAGCCGCCGCAGCGAACTGGCCTTTCTGAAGCGCGCCCCCAAGGTCCGCCGCGAACTGTGGGAACGCCTGGGCATGACCCCGCGCGGCGTTGACCGCGAAATCGCCGAAATGATGCACCGCACCCACATGGGCTGCGACAACGACCCCGCCAGCCTGCTGACCCACGCCGCGCGCACAGCGCTGGCCGATGGCTGGGGCGGGTCCATGATCGGCACCGAGCTGTCGGACATCCTGTTCGGCACGCCCATGCCCCGCCAGTCCACCGTGAACCTGGGCGTGCTGCGCGAAGACGCCGTGAACATCCTTGTGCATGGCCACAACCCCGTGGTGTCGGAAATGATCCTGGCCGCCGCGCGCGAACCCGCCATGCAGCAGGCCGCCCGCGATGCCGGGGCCGCCGCCCTGAACGTGGCCGGGCTGTGCTGCACCGGCAACGAACTGCTGATGCGCCAGGGCATTCCCATGGCGGGCAACCACCTGATGACCGAACTGGCCATCGTCACCGGCGCGGCGGATGCCATCGTGGCCGACTATCAGTGCATCATGCCCAGCCTGGTGCGCATTGCCGCGTGCTACCACACCCGCTTCGTGACCACCTCGCCCAAGGGGCGGTTTACCGGGGCCACCCACATCGAGGTGCACCCCCACAACGCGCAGGAAAAGTGCCGCGAGATCGTGCGGCTGGCCATCGATGCGTTCACCAGGCGCGACCCCGCGCGGGTCAGCATTCCCGTGCAGCCGGTACCCATCACCACAGGTTTCTCCAACGAGGCCATCCTGGCCGCGCTGGGCGGCACCCCCGCCCCGCTGCTGGACGCCGTGAAGGCCGGGCAGATTCGCGGGTTCGTGGGCATCGTGGGCTGCAACAACCCCAAGATCATGCAGGATTCCGGCAACGTGGGCCTGGCCAAGGAACTCATCCGCCGCGACATCATGGTGCTGGCCACCGGCTGCGTGACCACGGCGGCGGGCAAGGCCGGACTGCTGATGCCAGAGGCCGCCGACATGGCCGGACCGGGCCTTTCAGCCGTGTGCAAGGCGCTGGGCGTGCCGCCGGTGCTGCACATGGGCAGCTGCGTGGACAACTCGCGCATCCTGCAACTGTGCGGCCTGCTGGCCGACGAACTGGGCGTGGACATCAGCGACCTGCCCGTGGGGGCCTCGTCGCCGGAATGGTATTCGGAAAAGGCGGCGGCCATCGGCCTGTACGCCGTGGCCAGCGGCATTCCCACCCACCTCGGCCTGCCGCCCAACATCCTGGGCAGCGACGTGGTGACCGGCATGGCCGTGGACGGCCTGAACGGGCTGGTGGGCGCGGCGTTCATGGTGGAAGCCGACCCGGTGAAGGCGGCGGACCTGCTGGAGGCGCATATCGTGGAGCGCCGCCAAAAGCTGGGCCTTTCCGCATAA
- a CDS encoding Crp/Fnr family transcriptional regulator, with amino-acid sequence MMMKLSDVDLLEALERPESAPLREMFSVRRVARGQGIFWPDEQEDLVLVVKSGRFRVYLSYGGKEFTLAFLERGDIYSSHTGAHVQALADGEVLLADTRAFRRRMTDLPEVSAIMVRVLGQMLRSTFFLIEGLVFRDSNTRLASLLLEQAERAPAPDSTDPTYLAEMDAAENAPSATGVAIIPDGVPAHAPARIPATPRPAHTPTRHHAMPAPSVQPGSGQIIRMDLTTEQLAGMVGATRQTVSTLLNDMIRSGILERVGRGAYRVRDMDRLRELASA; translated from the coding sequence ATGATGATGAAACTCTCCGACGTCGATCTGCTGGAAGCACTGGAGCGCCCCGAAAGCGCGCCCCTGCGCGAGATGTTTTCCGTGCGCCGTGTCGCGCGCGGGCAGGGCATCTTCTGGCCCGACGAACAGGAGGACCTGGTGCTGGTGGTGAAGTCGGGGCGGTTCCGGGTGTACCTTTCGTACGGGGGCAAGGAATTCACCCTGGCCTTTCTGGAACGGGGCGACATCTACAGCAGCCACACCGGGGCGCACGTGCAGGCGCTGGCCGACGGCGAAGTGCTGCTGGCAGACACCCGCGCCTTCCGCCGCCGCATGACCGACCTGCCGGAGGTTTCGGCCATCATGGTGCGGGTGCTGGGGCAGATGCTGCGCTCCACCTTCTTTCTCATCGAGGGGCTGGTGTTCCGCGACAGCAACACCCGCCTGGCCTCCCTGCTGCTGGAGCAGGCCGAGCGCGCTCCCGCCCCCGACTCCACCGACCCGACATATCTTGCAGAAATGGACGCGGCGGAAAATGCGCCCTCCGCCACGGGAGTGGCGATAATCCCGGATGGCGTTCCCGCGCATGCCCCCGCCCGCATCCCGGCCACGCCGCGCCCCGCCCATACCCCGACCAGACACCACGCCATGCCCGCCCCATCGGTGCAGCCCGGCAGCGGCCAGATCATCCGCATGGACCTGACCACGGAACAACTGGCCGGCATGGTGGGGGCCACCCGCCAGACCGTGTCCACCCTGCTCAACGACATGATCCGCTCCGGCATCCTTGAACGCGTAGGACGCGGGGCCTACCGCGTGCGCGACATGGACCGCCTGCGCGAACTGGCCAGCGCGTAG